One Egicoccus halophilus genomic region harbors:
- a CDS encoding AI-2E family transporter, protein MDEQPTPSGAHPPPFRRRATDAEGPRRGLAADPLTWRPRNWVSGRTLPIAIGVGLGLLLAQGATAVLGRIQGLLVIVVVSLFLSFAMEPAVQWMARRGVRRGLGTWVVFFVALLLFGGFLAAMTNLVVDQARNLVAAGPTLLGDLADRSTELLPADLGEGVAEWLDEQQQALPQRVAGSAAVVGRGAVGFGQTVLGGLFQAATALLVTFYLVADGPKLRQRLASRLEPRDQVRVLGLWELAIAKTGGYVYSRVLTAVASAVFHVAAFTVIGVDYALALGIWVGLISSLIPAIGTYLAGALPLVVALAESGGQAVWVLAAIVVYQQVENYLVVPRITASTLQLHPAIAFLSVLAGGALAGATGALLAIPAVAIVTALLNASGEEYDVLHHHLLESGPNGSFAGLLDGTDTAPHSRPDAAERSADADAGDEPGPEPNGRN, encoded by the coding sequence ATGGACGAGCAGCCCACGCCGAGCGGAGCACACCCGCCTCCCTTCCGCCGACGCGCCACCGACGCGGAGGGCCCCCGGCGCGGGCTCGCCGCGGACCCGTTGACCTGGCGACCGCGCAACTGGGTGTCGGGACGCACCCTGCCGATCGCGATCGGGGTCGGCCTCGGCCTGCTGCTCGCCCAGGGCGCGACCGCGGTGCTCGGACGCATCCAGGGCCTGCTGGTCATCGTGGTGGTGTCCCTGTTCCTGTCGTTCGCCATGGAGCCGGCCGTGCAGTGGATGGCCCGTCGCGGCGTGCGCCGGGGGCTGGGCACCTGGGTGGTGTTCTTCGTGGCGTTGCTGCTCTTCGGGGGCTTCCTGGCGGCGATGACCAACCTGGTGGTCGACCAGGCCCGCAACCTCGTGGCCGCCGGGCCGACCCTGCTGGGCGACCTCGCCGACCGCTCGACCGAACTGCTGCCGGCCGACCTCGGTGAGGGCGTGGCGGAGTGGCTCGACGAGCAGCAGCAGGCCCTGCCGCAGCGCGTGGCCGGATCGGCGGCGGTCGTGGGACGCGGTGCGGTCGGGTTCGGCCAGACCGTGCTCGGCGGGCTGTTCCAGGCCGCCACCGCGCTGCTCGTGACCTTCTACCTCGTCGCCGACGGCCCCAAGCTGCGCCAACGACTGGCCAGCCGCCTCGAGCCGCGCGACCAGGTCCGGGTGCTCGGCCTGTGGGAACTGGCCATCGCCAAGACCGGCGGGTACGTCTACAGCCGCGTGCTGACGGCGGTCGCCTCGGCGGTGTTCCACGTCGCGGCGTTCACCGTCATCGGCGTCGACTACGCGCTCGCGCTCGGCATCTGGGTCGGGTTGATCTCCTCGCTGATCCCCGCGATCGGCACCTATCTGGCCGGCGCCCTGCCGCTGGTGGTGGCGTTGGCCGAGTCCGGCGGCCAGGCGGTGTGGGTACTGGCCGCGATCGTGGTCTACCAGCAGGTCGAGAACTACCTCGTGGTGCCGCGCATCACGGCCTCGACGCTGCAACTGCACCCGGCGATCGCGTTCCTGTCGGTGCTGGCCGGCGGTGCGCTGGCCGGCGCGACCGGGGCGCTGCTGGCCATCCCGGCGGTCGCGATCGTGACCGCCCTCCTCAACGCGTCCGGCGAGGAGTACGACGTACTCCACCACCACCTGCTGGAGTCCGGCCCCAACGGGTCGTTCGCCGGACTGCTCGACGGCACCGACACGGCACCACACTCCCGCCCGGACGCTGCCGAGCGCTCAGCGGACGCCGACGCCGGCGACGAGCCGGGCCCGGAACCGAACGGACGCAACTGA
- a CDS encoding 50S ribosomal protein L11 methyltransferase encodes MTPPTGGRGTARYELPSDPAEADLLAAHLWAAGALGVWERPAALVAWFPARTDAVPAGGSWVDEPDRDWQAEWKAGIVPVSAGRFRVVPTWLADGHTPAPDELTLVLDPGRAFGSGHHATTTLCLELLDGLDLAGARVADVGCGTGILAIAAARLGAEVVAVDIDSDAIEVTADNARRNGVTLELAVGSVDALAGSFDVVVANLVTDVVADLAADLVAGAERAVVLSGITDERRDVALRPLADAGLVVDDLRERDGWIAVLGHPGNRPLPHDEAGADDEARPGGRNGQVADAARRPPR; translated from the coding sequence ATGACCCCGCCGACCGGCGGCCGTGGCACCGCCCGCTACGAGCTGCCGAGTGATCCGGCCGAGGCGGACCTGCTCGCGGCGCACCTGTGGGCCGCCGGGGCGTTGGGCGTGTGGGAGCGGCCGGCCGCGCTCGTCGCCTGGTTCCCCGCCCGCACCGACGCCGTGCCCGCCGGCGGGTCGTGGGTCGACGAGCCCGACCGTGACTGGCAGGCCGAGTGGAAGGCCGGCATCGTCCCGGTCAGCGCCGGCCGGTTCCGCGTCGTGCCGACCTGGCTCGCCGACGGCCACACCCCGGCCCCCGACGAGCTCACCCTCGTCCTCGATCCGGGTCGGGCGTTCGGCAGCGGCCACCACGCGACCACCACGCTGTGCCTGGAACTGCTCGACGGCCTCGACCTCGCCGGGGCGCGCGTCGCCGACGTGGGGTGCGGCACCGGCATCCTGGCGATCGCCGCCGCCCGGCTGGGCGCCGAGGTGGTCGCGGTCGACATCGACTCGGACGCGATCGAGGTCACCGCGGACAACGCCCGCCGCAACGGGGTGACGCTGGAGCTCGCCGTCGGCAGCGTGGACGCGCTCGCGGGCAGCTTCGACGTCGTGGTCGCGAACCTGGTGACCGACGTCGTCGCCGACCTGGCCGCCGACCTCGTCGCCGGCGCCGAGCGGGCCGTGGTGCTCAGCGGCATCACCGACGAGCGCCGCGACGTCGCGCTGCGCCCACTCGCCGACGCCGGACTGGTCGTCGACGACCTGCGGGAACGCGACGGTTGGATCGCCGTGCTCGGCCACCCGGGCAACCGGCCCCTCCCGCACGACGAGGCCGGCGCCGACGACGAGGCTCGCCCCGGCGGACGGAACGGCCAGGTGGCGGACGCCGCACGACGTCCGCCACGATGA
- a CDS encoding class I SAM-dependent RNA methyltransferase, with amino-acid sequence MSRAKRVPLPREVQTVAVDGFTHGGEGVARLEGKAVFVPGALPGETVALRVVDDRKRWARAELVEVVTPGPGRASADHPQRHRCGGCDLEHVTPAGQLRLKTRVVREQLERLGSMSEPPVADAREVGPATGYRNRARFHVAPDTGRLGFFLPGSHDLLPAEGCTALSPDVVEIAHAVAPTSAAEVTVRAHGATRAVVLTPGPGGLDLPDGDFSLLLEQPDGAVVTMRGDGVLTEAVAGHRFRFDATSFFQNNSAGAAALVDTVVDAVAPVDAPLVWDLYAGVGLLSLPLAAAGAEVVAVEGHESAAEWSRRNAADAGQALTVVHEPVHRFLRAARRGEGPSDPPDVVVLDPPRTGAGEDVVDALVAAAPATIVYVACDPAALARDARALVAGGYRLERAVPLDLFPMTHHVETVATFTR; translated from the coding sequence ATGAGCCGGGCCAAGCGCGTTCCGCTCCCCCGCGAGGTCCAGACGGTCGCGGTCGACGGGTTCACCCACGGCGGCGAAGGGGTCGCGCGACTCGAGGGCAAGGCCGTGTTCGTCCCCGGCGCCCTGCCCGGGGAGACCGTCGCGCTGCGCGTGGTCGACGACCGCAAGCGCTGGGCCCGGGCCGAGCTGGTCGAGGTCGTCACGCCGGGCCCCGGCCGGGCGTCGGCCGACCATCCGCAACGCCACCGGTGCGGCGGCTGCGACCTCGAACACGTCACCCCGGCGGGGCAGCTGCGGCTCAAGACCCGGGTCGTGCGCGAGCAGCTCGAACGGCTCGGCAGCATGAGCGAGCCGCCGGTCGCCGACGCCCGCGAGGTCGGACCCGCCACCGGCTACCGCAACCGCGCCCGCTTCCACGTCGCGCCGGACACGGGCCGCCTCGGCTTCTTCCTGCCCGGCAGTCACGACCTGCTACCGGCCGAGGGCTGCACGGCCCTGTCGCCCGACGTCGTCGAGATCGCCCACGCGGTCGCCCCGACCAGCGCCGCCGAGGTGACCGTCCGTGCCCACGGCGCCACCCGGGCAGTGGTGCTGACCCCCGGACCGGGCGGTCTCGACCTGCCGGACGGCGACTTCTCGCTGTTGCTCGAACAACCCGACGGCGCGGTCGTGACCATGCGCGGTGACGGGGTGCTCACCGAAGCGGTCGCCGGCCACCGGTTCCGGTTCGACGCCACCTCGTTCTTCCAGAACAACTCGGCCGGTGCCGCCGCGCTGGTCGACACCGTCGTCGACGCGGTCGCACCCGTCGACGCACCGCTGGTGTGGGACCTGTATGCCGGGGTCGGGCTGCTGTCGCTGCCGCTGGCGGCCGCCGGTGCCGAGGTCGTCGCCGTCGAGGGCCACGAGTCGGCCGCCGAGTGGTCCCGGCGCAACGCCGCAGACGCCGGTCAGGCGCTCACGGTGGTGCACGAGCCGGTGCACCGGTTCCTGCGCGCCGCACGACGCGGCGAGGGTCCGAGCGACCCGCCGGACGTGGTCGTGCTCGACCCACCGCGCACCGGAGCGGGCGAGGACGTCGTCGACGCCCTGGTCGCGGCCGCACCGGCGACGATCGTCTACGTCGCCTGCGACCCGGCGGCGCTCGCACGTGACGCCCGGGCCCTGGTCGCCGGGGGCTACCGGCTCGAGCGGGCGGTCCCGCTCGACCTGTTCCCGATGACCCATCACGTCGAGACGGTGGCCACCTTCACCCGCTGA
- a CDS encoding amino acid ABC transporter permease, giving the protein MSSVLTEELGPRGRQRVRVATWAASALLLAFLVWLVARLHAEGQFAGRLWEQFLDFETEWPQFLLSGAWGTVRAAVGAMVIASVVGLFLALGRLSRAAPVRFVSGLIVDVFRGPPVLLWIFFSWLALPQLLPATIGNAISRQPLYALIIGLSAYNMAVLAEIYRAGILSLDRGQREAGMAVGLTHRQNLWIVILPQALRRMIPAIIAQLATLTKDTALGYIVTVGDDIMGRARSFAQGGPSNDLQTYFVVGVLYFVIVWGLTRLAGRLEVKQRRTLGGPGVQVGGGEADLDALVDEDATEVKD; this is encoded by the coding sequence ATGAGCAGCGTGCTCACCGAGGAGCTCGGTCCGCGCGGCCGACAGCGCGTGCGGGTCGCCACCTGGGCCGCGAGCGCACTGCTGCTGGCCTTCCTGGTGTGGCTGGTCGCCCGCCTGCACGCCGAGGGCCAGTTCGCCGGCCGCCTCTGGGAACAGTTCCTGGACTTCGAGACCGAGTGGCCGCAGTTCCTGCTCAGCGGCGCGTGGGGGACCGTGCGTGCGGCCGTGGGTGCGATGGTGATCGCGTCGGTCGTCGGACTCTTCCTCGCGCTCGGCCGGCTCTCGCGGGCCGCTCCCGTGCGCTTCGTCAGCGGGCTGATCGTGGACGTCTTCCGCGGCCCGCCCGTGCTGCTGTGGATCTTCTTCTCGTGGCTGGCGTTGCCGCAGTTGCTGCCGGCGACGATCGGCAACGCGATCTCGCGGCAGCCGCTGTACGCGTTGATCATCGGCCTGAGCGCCTACAACATGGCGGTGCTCGCCGAGATCTACCGGGCCGGCATCCTGTCGTTGGACCGGGGGCAGCGCGAGGCCGGCATGGCGGTCGGGCTGACGCATCGGCAGAACCTGTGGATCGTGATCCTGCCGCAGGCGCTGCGCCGGATGATCCCGGCCATCATCGCCCAGCTGGCGACCCTGACCAAGGACACCGCGCTCGGCTACATCGTCACGGTCGGTGACGACATCATGGGGCGGGCGCGCAGTTTCGCGCAGGGCGGACCGAGCAACGACCTGCAGACCTACTTCGTGGTCGGGGTCCTGTACTTCGTCATCGTGTGGGGACTGACCCGACTGGCCGGCCGCCTGGAGGTCAAGCAGCGCCGCACGCTGGGTGGTCCCGGCGTCCAGGTGGGCGGTGGCGAGGCGGACCTCGACGCGCTCGTCGACGAGGACGCGACCGAGGTCAAGGACTGA